Below is a genomic region from Candidatus Dependentiae bacterium.
GTCGTCTGATTCAGCGTAGAAATATGCTGTGGGAAGATTCAGTGCCTTAGCAATGTGTTTTAGAGATAAATAATCAGGGGTATGTTTGCCAGTTTCATATTGATTCATCCGAGCACTAGCAGAAAATTCATCAATTCCCGCTGCTATTCCAAGCTTTTTCTGAGAGAGCTTAGCAGCTAGACGTGCTTCTTTAAGTCGCTTACAAATCGGTGAAGAAGCCATATTTCTTAACTCGTGATTAACAATTCCACCAGCTAAGAGAATCTTAGTTTTTTGCTTGACTGCATACTAAGGATTTCTTAGTATTCGTCTTGGGTCTAAAATTTGACCGATTATTTCGTTCCAATAAAGGGGATACATATGAAAAGAGCAATCTTAGTGATGCTAATTTTGGCGTCTACCTGTTCGCTTCTTGGAGGATGCGGGATAGTTGCAAAAGTGAGTTCGCGATTAAGCAACAATTTTTCTGTAAATTTTATCAATCATCATTAAGCGCCGGTTCATGTTGTTATTAAATTAAATTCAAATACACTTTCCCAGCAATCCAGTCTTCAGAAATTTCCATTACAATTGCTCCCACCAACCTTTCGCAGGA
It encodes:
- a CDS encoding helix-turn-helix transcriptional regulator; protein product: MASSPICKRLKEARLAAKLSQKKLGIAAGIDEFSASARMNQYETGKHTPDYLSLKHIAKALNLPTAYFYAESDD